The Pongo pygmaeus isolate AG05252 chromosome 20, NHGRI_mPonPyg2-v2.0_pri, whole genome shotgun sequence sequence CCAAGCCGGGAGGGACTCTGTCGCCCTCTGGTGGACAGGGAGGGAAGTGTGAACGGCAGCAATCCCAGGCCAGGCTGCATGTTTTCTTCCACGTGGATCTGCACACTTCACACGAGGTCACACATATGTTATGTTACAGCTCCATCACCTTCCAGCCCCGTGAGTCCCAGTCTCTGTGGCTCTACGTTCACTGTTCTCCCTCTTTCACAATCAGATGTCCCAAACGCAGATTTTTGTCAGCTTCTGTGAGTTTGTGCTTGTGTGCAGTAGGCGGCACTGTGTATATCGTGGGGGCAGTGATGTCTGGGGCTAAGCAGTGCACGTGGGCTTTGGAGCAGAAGAGGGAGCAGCAGGGTGGGAAGATCAATGTCGGGGGTGCAAGGAcaagtcattttcattttctcactcCCAGGGACCAGAACCCAGGATTCTGACTCCAGGGCACAGTACCATACCCTGCTGGTGTGCCAGGATGTCATGATGCTCATAGCGTCATGTTGCCTTGGCATTCCTTTTTTAAGGTGTAAGTTTATTTGCCGCAAATCAGAGGCAGGGCTTGGTCACCATGGCAATTTTCAATACTGTATCTGGTTCAAGTGGCTCCAGTTGGTGGCCAGAGATAAAATCTTAGAGGCATCTCTCCTGCTTGGTGTGCTGGACTCACCTCTCTCCAGatgcttttttttaaactgataatTCTGACATTCCCCCTCACATTTAAAGTGACCACCTCTCAGTCACAGCGTGAGCTCCTGGTCCCAGTGTTTGCTGCTTGCTTTCAATACATCCATTAAAGCTCCTTGCTGCAAACCTGTCAGATAACACCCTGGACTTAATAAAGCCATTGGCTTACCggtctcttctctcctccctgcctGGGCTTACTGACCTCTGTGTCTATGGTCTCCAGGTGTGCCGAATGCTCCCTAGTGTCTGTAAGTAGTAAAAGCACTTACACTTTCACGTTGTAGTTGTATCATTGTAGCCTTACATGCCATCCAGGGCCTGGCATTGAGGTGGCCCTATGGGACCTGTGCTGGTTGAGCCCCTGCTGGAGCTCTTGTTTTGCGGCCTGTGGTTCTCCTGGGGACAGGAGCCTCCAGCTAACTTGATTGAAAAACTGATGCCTTTCATTGAAACACTGGGTCAGATGATATATTCGTGGCTtcagctgccataacaaacaCCTTAGTCTGGGtgaaataaacaatagaaatctatttttcacagttctgtgaATAATGTGCTATTTTAACCACTTTAAAATGCACAATCAAGTGAAATTAACCACATACACAGTGTTAAATTACCATCACCACTATTTTTCCTAggaaatttttatcattttaaactgaaactttgtatcttttaaacaataactccctgtATATTCCACCCTAGACTTTGATCATCTctactctgtctctatgaatttgcctattcttgatgtttcatataaatggaattatacaattatgtgattttgtttctgacatatttcacttagcataatgtttccaaaGTCCATGCATGTTCCAGCGGGTGTCAGAgcttcattcctctttatggcaGATGAACATTCTGTTGTATGTGTcaacatatttatttgttcatttgttgatAAGCACTTggattgttttcatattttatcttttgtgaataattctgcaatCAACATTCCCAtgcaagtatctgtttgagtccctggaTTTAATTATTTGGGTATATAACTAGGAATGAATGTTTTTTCAAATGAGAATTCTAtgattagctttttgaggaaaagCAAAATTGTTTCTCCTAGTGGCTGTAcctttttatattctcaccagcaatatatgaggatTCCAAACTCTACATAATGCTGCTACttgttatttaacattttaaaagaatggtAGCCAGTTTTGTAGGTGTGATGTGGTGTCTCATTGCAGCTTTgactttgtattttcctaatgactaatgatgttgagtatcttttcatgtccttcttgactatttgtatatcttctttgaagaaatgtctatttgagtcttttgcccatttataaATTGGATGGTTTGtccttttgttattgagttgtggCTAGTTCTTTATATTATCTGGACATGAAAACTGCCTATATGTGgttcccaaatattttctctcattctgtgtctattaataattttcttgataatttcctttgatgcacaaaaggcTCACATCTTGATAAAgcccaatttatctgtttttcttgtttctcatgCTTTtgtatcatatctaagaatccattgcacatttgagGTCATCAATATTTACCTCTATGTCTATTTTAAGATGGTTATAGGTCTTATATTTAACGCACTGATGAATTTTTTAGAGAATTGTTTGATATGGTGGGAGGTAGAGTTATCTAAATTCACTGTTTTGCATGTGGTTATCTAGTTGTTTCTGCACTATCATTTGAAAAGAGAAGTGTTCATCCATTAAATTGTCTTGACACCCTCTTCAAAGAGTAATTGACCATAagtgtgagggtttatttctagactctcaattctatCCCATTTGTCTTTATGTCCATTCTTTTGCCAGCAGCTTATGTCTATTGTTTTGCTGGAGCTTCCCTTTTAATAATTGTACTCTTTTGTGAGATTTcaaataggaaagttcaagtcctACAACTTATTTTggcaagattattttggctattcaggggtACTTTTTTGAAAGGTGGGGAGGCCCATGTTTCACAATTGGGAAAGCCTTTTCTGTGTTCTTCAGGGGGAAATTTGGGAGAACCTTTTAAGAAACTTTATCTAAGTAGGTAAACTGTCACCACTTTATTTGCTGAAGTGCTATGTTAAAGTGTGCATTGCCTCTTGTGGAGGAATTGTGAGACCCTGGAAGCACTTGCCCACATGGTGAGAGACAGTGAATTCCACGATGAGGGGAAGAGAGAACTTTTTTTTGGTTACAGTGTTGTTGGGGGAGTTGTATACATTTCTACTTCTTTATGTCTCTGTACAGTGGGTGTAGGGACCAGACCCATAGGGTCGGTTGGTTTTTCTCCCCGTGTGTGGAGATGAgagattgtagaaataaagacacaagacaaagagataaaagaaaagacaactgGGACCGGGGGACAACTACCACCAACACCCAGAAactggtagtggccccgaatgccagGCTGTGCTGATATTTATTGGAGAAAAGACAAAGGGGCAGGATAAggagtgtgagccatctccaatgataggtaaggccacatgggtcacgtgtccactggacagggggccctttcctgcctggcagctgaggcagagagagagaagagaaagagagagagagcttacaccattatttctgcttattagagacttttagtactttcactaatttgctaCTGCTAACTAAacggcagagccaggtgtacaggatggaacatgaagatGGACTAGGAGTGTGATCATTGACGcccagcatcacagggagacggttaggcctccagATAACTGCTGGTGGACCTGTCTAAtatcaggccctccacaagaggtggaggagtagagtcttctctaaactcccctgtggaaagggagactccctttcctggtTGGCTAAGTAGCAGGTGTTTTTTCTTGACCCTGAGGCTACCGCTAGACCAGGGTCCACTTGGCAAAGGGTGTCTTCCCAGATGCTGGCGTTACCGCTAGACTAAGGAGCCCTCtagtggccctgtctgggcataacagaaggctcgcactcttgtcttctggtcacttctcactatgtctccccagctcctatctctgtatggcctggcttttcctaggttatgattatagaccgtggattattataatattggaataaagagtaattgctaccaactaatgattaatgatattcatatgtGATCATATttaagatctatatctggtataactattcttcttttatattttatgatactggaacagctcatgccctcggtctcttgcctcagcacctgggtggcttgccgcccacaagTGGGCATCTCCATTGAACACAGTAGGTTTTGAAATCCTTGTTTATCCTCTGGGGTCTGGGTCTTGGCTTACCTGTTAGCTGCAGCTGAAGGAGGTGTCTGCTAAGGCAATAATACCTGTGGGGAGAAGAAGGGTTCAGCAGAGTGAAAgtaactggggctcagagaagccAGGAAAGTCTGACTCTTAGAAACTGTGGGTCAGCAGATGGGTGTCCTCAGGGGTAAATGGGCCATGCCGGTAGCCACTGCAGTGGACTGGAAGAAGGTAAGAGATGCTGGGTATCCCATGTTCTCTCTCAGCTCTGCAGCTGAAGATTTGGGTCCTGGGCTGGTACGGCCCTGCAGCTGGGGAAGGGTATACAGGAATGGCTGCATATCAGGACCAAGTCCATGTCATCTTCTTAGTTATTGTTACTGCAGATGGAGGATTCTGTTCAGAGACCTGGCCTGGACACTTGGGAGGGCCTAccccattcttttaaaattattttaagagaatAGTATtagcaaatgtggtacatgttTTATTCTGCTAGAATCAGTATTACTGTGATGTTTTACAATGTATCTGTTAGGAAATGGTGGGAGCCATCCACACAATGTGCATTTAAAGGGGACTCTActataatttcagttttcctgCTCTTTATAGAAACCATCTCTCTGCAAACGCAAAGGCAATATCTCTGTGTTCATTTCTATTGGGAGCCCTGTACGCAAGGTGGAGGGAGCCACATTTCCCCCTGAGATGTTATGTAAAAGTTTGAGGTTGAGATGACATATCTGACACTCTGTTGTTACCCTCAGAAGCTACTACATGTGAAATTCTAATGACTGCATTATCCTGCCAAGTGAAAGAGGCAGGCACGAGCAAGGACAGTTAAGAGGGGTGAGAGCATCATCATGATCGGGAGTCTTGTTCTGACATCTTGGGAAAAACTGTCCACAGTGTGAAGTCATCAACTTGTTGTCCTGGTTTACAGTTTGAATGTCTGCCGTTAGGGTGTTGAACATTTTGTTGAGTTCTGAGTGGCTCAGACGTCAGGTACAAGGGTTTTCCCATGAAATTTACATTGAGTTGTCCACCTCCAGCTTATAGGGCTTCTGGAACAGAGTGGGTCTTGCTCTTAGTGATTCCGTGGGAGAAAATGGAATTGGAGGAACTAGTAGAATTCAGGGTGTTGTCCAGTCTACAGGTGgataataaaaacagagaaacaatgaACAGAGCTGCAATCTCATAACCGGTATActacagtttttattttccacataatttttctctctatgGGCATCTCTAGTTTTACCAATGATAATTTCAGTAGAATAAGTTTGGTTGCAAAATAGTTTGAGTTTCTTCAAACGTGGTCTGATTCTTTACATAAGTGCAGCAAGAGTAGCAATGGACCATGTaagctgtcttttaaaattttcttttctctaagtttttttaaggaatctcaGATTAAACTTTTACAAAACTCTTGAGACTAGGAAGCCAAACCAAGGCTGACTTCAGACTTTGCCTGCAGTTCATATTGGTTCATTCTATCTATATTCTTAAATATAACAtcccagtcaaagccttggtaatataAGCAATGCTTTCAAATGTGTCCTGTTACAAAGAGAGCAGATTGTTACTGTACTTGTGCAAATATGTGTATTACCATAAACATATTAATACTCATGAATAGTTGCCCAATTCAGGGGCAGTCAGGTAGAGAGCAAAAGTAAATGTCTCAATTATCATTCCCAGAAGTATAGTTTATTGAACTGCTATAAGCTATAGatagatgaaaagagaaaaattccatAAATCTAGAAAAGAAACCATTTAAAGAATCAGcaaattttcaaacaaaaatcataaaaacattCTCCTCAttattatgaattatttaaatgaaatcaaTGTTTTTCCTTCTTGGTCTAGGCTGGGAATTTTATGAAGCTAGCAGCCTGTTTGTTAAAGTTTTGGAAGTTCTTGGTCAAATTGGGAGGGTTCAGGAGGAGAATTTGGGATTTGCTTGTGCCCTTGGGACACAGGCtgggaataaaaatgttttcctgacTCTTCCCTGAAAGCCAGATAGACTCCACCTAAAACCCTATTGCCTATCATGCTGGGATCCACTTACCTAAGACTTTGACTGTCAAGGATTTGGATCTTTCCTTGCCAGTGGCTGGGTTACGAACAGAGCAAGCATAGATCCCGCTATGCTTTGTAGTAATTTGGCGGATAAAGAGCTTTTCTCCTGATAGCTGAAACTTCCCATTAATTGTCCAAGAATACTCTGCCGGTGGGTTAGAGTCCGCGAAGCAGGACAAGTAGAGGTTTTCTCCTGAATGGTAATAGGTGAATGCAGGGCAAATTGTGGGGCGGTCTGGACCATCTGGAGCAAAGAGAATAAAGCCACAGGTGATTTCATCCAAGGGAAGGTGATGTTCCTGGTCTCTTAAAGGGACACAGTGACCCTCTGAGCCAAGACACACCCTTAAGTCCCAGCTAAATCACCTCTATGTTCACTGAGCCGAAGCCTGAGGTATTCACCTGTTTCTGCCATCATAAGCTGTGGGCCCCAAGTCTCCCATGACAAGAGCGTCCCCTCCGCTTATATTCTTGGTTAAGGCTGTGCCTACCCAGGTTTTCCCAGGATAGGGAGTCATGGCAATCTCGGATGTCCAGAAGTAAAGGTGTCTATACTTGGACCGGAGAGAGACTGAGAGGTCTTGTCCCTGTTCGTTTGGATTTAAGCTGGTAGCCTGGCCCACAGAAGGACAAAAGATACAGAGGACATTCAGGGTGACTGGGTCACTGCGGATGCCACCATATCGGTCCTGTATTTCATGTTGATAGGGTCCTGTTTCATTTCTCGTGACACTGGGTTGAATGAGGATGCTATTTTCAAAGGGTTGCTTTACTCTGAGACTGACCGGGAGGCTCTGATCATTTAGCCACCCCATATAGGTGTAGTTCTCACTCTAAGGTTCACAGGTGAAGGCTAAGACATCCTTATTCTCCCTGGGGTTTAAGTTGCTGATGGCGATGTAGGGCTTGGGCAGCTTCGCTGTGTGGATAACAGAGAGAAGATCGTCCTGTGTGGCACCTTTGATTCCTCCACAGGCATCCTTCAATCAGAGTTGGCATCTCCCACATCTCAGCCCACCCAAGTCCTTGAAAGCCAATAGCTGGTGCATGTGTCACAAGACGGATGTATGATGATCTAAGGTCTCAAAGACTGTGAGGTCGCCTGCTCTGTCTTAGGAAAGCACAGACTTCCTCAAGTGTCAATTGAGCAGCAGTGTTGGGTCATGGACAGACACGTCAGTGGGAGTCACAGCCCCTGCTTCCCCTCCCAGTCTCTCCCTAATCAGTTGACTGGCTGGCTCACCTTGGGTTCCTTACCTGGAATGTGCAACTGCTGGGccccttccaaattccatcctaCTTTGCCCCCCTAGATATGATTTCTCTGCAGCTTCCATTTCCAAGGATGTTCTACGGATGAGTAATAATGGGACTTCCCATTGTCCTGAAACTCTGAAGATACTGAGCAACCTGGCCTGGGACTGGACGTTTCAGCATAAATAACACAGGGGAGACCAGAGTCAAGCCTGGAGGTCAGTTCAGTCATCAGGCAGTGGAGGCACAAGTTGGGGCAGTTTTTTGCAGGTGTTTCATGATGACTTACTTGAACCAGTGACCTCTAAAGATAGAGCGGAGTGCAAGGAATGATCTAGAAAGAGTGAAGGGGACAGGCAAGAGCTGTTGGCTTTGGAGCAGAACCATGTTCCCTGTCCTGGGTTCTTTAACTTTCCTCTCCTtctgcagaaggcaggtgagggCCATTTGGATCTTTCCAGAAATACATGTGGACATTTGCAAATGCAGAACTGACTGGTGGAAAGAGTGGGAATGAACTGCTGGAAATCTGGTTCTCATGGACCATGTGTGTTTGATGGATATGAGACAAATTTGGAGAGaaattttgaagtattttctttcattggaCATTCTACTCTCTGATTCCATGGGTTCGACTACTCTAgggacctcatgtaagtggatTCCAGAGTGAATATGAGAAGAGACTgctggttgccaggagctgggagtggggagaatCAGAAGTTGTTCATGGGTGTGCAGTTTCAGTTGTGTAAGGTGGGGAGGTTCTAGAGTTCTGCTGTAGAGCTTGATGCTTATAGTTCACCCAGATTGAGTATTTCTTATGCATAAGAGTCAGGACaaaaagtgttttggatttctgaCATTTTTTGATTCTGAAATGTTTCTCGTATACTTACTGATTTAGCATCCCAAATATGAAAGATTCAAAATCTAAAATGCTTCAGTGAGCATTTCTTTTCAGCATCAGATTAGTAGGCAAAAGTGGGAGGTGATAAGCCAAAGATAttcttgccctttttttttctctcactacGTTTCTAGTTTGGTGATTAGGTTTCGGTCAATTCCATACTGGCCATGCTGCACTCGTGTATTTTTGATGGCTTTGGGATGTGAGAAAGGCTGATTGCTATTTTCTATATCATCAGAACTTTCCACCTTTTCATGGTTGCGTCTTTTTCACAGTGTTTGTGTTGTGGCAGTCATTAATAAGAGCCTGTCAGGTCAGATTTAGGACAGagttttctaattctgcaaaaaaTGTTACTAGGTaggggttgcattgaatctgcaactGAGATTGGGTAGTATTGTCTttctaacaatattgattcttccaatccatgaaaatgGAATGTCTTTCTATATATTGATATCGTCTTTAATtaatttcagcaatgttttgtagttttcagggtATAATCATTTGACCTTTTTGGTTAaacttatttcaaaacattttattccttttgatgttAATGTgaattgaaattcttttcttaatttcctttcagattgttcattgttagtgtatagtcTAAAGAATGATCTAGAAAGAGTGAAGGGGACAGGCAAAAGCTGGTGGTTTTGGAGCAGAAACATATTCCCTGTCCTGGGTTTCTGATTTTCCCTCACCCTTTGCAGAGGGCAGGTGGCTCTTCCCTGACAGCTAGATAGACTTCACTGTAAAACATATTGCCAATGCGCCAGGGATCCACTTACCAGGGACTATGATCCTCTTGATTATGAGATTTGTTCCACCAGTGGCTGAGTTATGGATGAAACAGACATAGACCCCTCTATATGTTTTAGTGATTTGGGGGATAAAGAACACTTGTGCTGATTGCTGGAACTTCCCATCAATCAGCCAAGAATGCTCTGCCAGTGGGTGAGAGTCTGTGAGGCAGGAGAGCTTGGGGACTTCCCCTGTATGGTAATAGGTGTATGAGGAAGTAATGGTGGGGGCATCCAGGCCATGTGGAGCAAAGAGAATGTCATAGGCGATATTGTCAGAGGGAAGGGAAAATCCTGGTCTGTGGAAGGGCCACAGTGACCCTGTAAGCCAAGTCGCAACACTGAAGTCCCAGCCAAATCCCTGCTGTGTTCACTGATCTGGAGCCTGAGACATTCACCTGTTTCTCCCATCACAAGCTGTGGACCCTGAGTCTCCCATGACAGGAGCAGCCTCTTTTCTCCTATTGTGGATCAAGCCTAGGCCTACTCTGGTTTGCCTGTGGCAGAAAGTCATGGCCAGGTTTGATGTCCAGGGGTAAAGGTCTCTGTAGTTGGACCTGAGAGGGACTGAGAGGCCTAGCCTCTGGCCATGTGTATTTGGGATGGCAGCCTGGCTCACAGAGGAACAGAAGATACTCACGGAGGAGATTCAGGGTGACTGGGTCACTGCGGCTGGCACTCACTGGGTTCCGTATTTCACATTCATAGGGTCCTGTAATATACTTTGTGACACCAAATAGAAAGAGGGTCCTGTTGGTTTCAGACAGCTTCAACCTGTGAGTCTTAGGGAGGCTCTGACCATTCATCCACCACAGGTAGCTTGCGTCTGGAGTCTCAGGATCACAGGTTAAGATCACAGTGTCCATGGCCTCCCTGGGGTTTAAGTTGCTGCTGGAGATGGAGGGCTTGGGAGTCTCCACTGTgcgaaaaacagagagaagattgCCCTGTATGGCACCTTTGATTCCTCCAAAGGCATTTTTCAATCAGAGTTGGCGTTTCCCACCTCTCAGCCCACCCAAGTCCTTAAAAGCCCATGGCAGGTGTGTGTGTTACAAGACAGATGCATGGCAATCTGAGGTTTCAGAGATTGTGAGGCTGCCTCCTTTATGTGGGAGAAGCACAGACTTTCTGAAGTGTGAATTGAGCAGCAGCATTGGGTGATGGAAAGACACAGGACCAGCAGTCACAGCCCCTGGTGCCTCTCTGAGTCCCTCCGTCTCCAGCTGCCTGCCTGGCCCACCTCGTGGTCCTCACTGGGAGCATGCAGTGCTGGAATCTTCTTAGTCTCAGTCTGACTTTGCGCCCCGAGGTATGTTTTCTCTGCAGCTTCCCTTTCCAAGGACATCCTGGAGATGGATGATGGAACTTCCCATTGTCCTTAAACCCTTTGGGTGCTGGAAAGCCTGGCCTGGGACTGGGTACTTCAGCAGAAATAACACAGGGGAGACCCGAGTCAAGCCTGGAGGTCAGTTCAGTCATCACGCAATGGAGCCACAAGGTGGGGCAGTTTTCCCAAGTGTCTCATAGTGACTGACTTGAGCCAGTGACCTCTAAAGATAGAGCAGAGTCCAAGGACTGACCTACAAAGAGTGAAGGGGACAGGCAAGAGCTGATAGCTTTGGACCAAGACCATGTTCCCTGTTCTGGGTCCATGATGCTCCCTTCCCCCTGTAGAGGGCAGGTGAGGACCATGTGGATCTTTCTAGAAATACATGTGGATGTTTGCAAATGCAGAACTGACTGGTGGAAAGGGCGAACATGAGCTGATGATGGAAATCTGTCCCTCATGGACCATATGTGTTTGGTGGATATTAGAACAATATTTGGGAAggagtctttgttttttttttttactataatcattttattgattatttttatggttgagttacatattctttgttttctttttatttatttatttatttattattattattatactttaggttttagggcaCATTTGGGAAGAAGTCTTGCAGATACTTTCTCTCTTTAGACGTTCTACTCTCTGATTCTGAGTTTGACTACTCTGTGTACCTCATATCAGTGGATTTCAGAGTGaatcagagagtagaatagtagttTCCAGGAGCTGGGATCACGGGAATAGGGCATTGTTCTGCGGGTGTGTGGGTTCAGTCATGCAGGATGAGGAGGTTCTAGAGATCTCCTGTACAGCCTCATGCCTATAGTTCATACAGATAAAGTGCTCCTTACGCAGAAAGCTTAAAacaaagtgttttggatttctaattttttttcatttggaatatttgcagtATATGTACTGGTTTAGCAGCCCaaatctgaaaaatttaaaatccaaaatgTACCAGTGAGCACTTCTTTTTAGCATCACATCAGTGGTCAGAAGTGTTGAGTTttggagcattttagattttggatttctggatttgggatgctcaattTGTAATACTGTAATTTTCCCATAAAATGTTGTCAGGAGTTTAAACCTCATGTTATGTTCTGACTctaggaacaaaaaaaaaatttggaggaaacattaaaatgttttcataagtGGAAATTTTTACTGATGGCCCAAACATCTAAGATCAATTGCTTGTAGTAGTATTTCTCTTGAGACCAAAATAAGGTTCAGGTGTGCCATGAATTGCAGCAGGATGACATTATGCTCAAAGAAAGATGCCAAAGGTGATTTGAAATTAGCAACTCCTTACGCAGAGAGAGTCCAGTTAAAAGGACAAAACTGGTCAGTGCATCAATTACATAAAGGGAGGAATGATGCCAAATTAAAAGAAGTGATGTGTGTTATGTTAgtaaatatagaaagaactccCTGCTTCTACTTTCTGTGCAGAGTTAGGAAAAATGGGGTGGACCCCAAAACAGGTATGTGAaatgctttcttcattttctcttaagTTCAGGAAACACCACTAGAGTTTAAGTTTGTGTGAATTAGGAAGAGTCTAAGTGAGATGCCAATGGCTCGTGTGACTCCCCACACGAAGAACTCCAACTTATGAAAACGGCATCATCATGAGGAAACAGTTGTATGTGGCACAGGCAGTAAAACCATCAGATAGCGCCCACCTGGCCACCTCCAACTGGTCCCCAAAACCACCAGTTTTCCCATTACGTGTATGTTACAGCCTTTGTAGTTGTCCcacaagtataaaatataaaaattgctattgtcaaaacaaaatattaaatatgaagtTGAACATGTTGTTCcactttttttccccactctttTTGAACTTTCCTGTTTCAGTTTTGGATGTTTCTATTGACACATCCTCAAGCTAgggattctttcctcagcttgtgCAGTCTACCAGTAAGCATCaaaagcattcttcatttctctaatgccatttttttcctgagacagagtctcactctgtcacccaggctggagtgcagtggcatgacctcagctcactgcaagctccacctcccgggttcacgccattctcctgcctcggcctcccaagtagctgggacaacaggcgcccgccaccacgcccggctaattttttgtatttttagtggagacggggtttcaccatgttagccaggatggtctccatctcctgcccatgtgcttgccttggcctcccaaagtgctgggattataggtgtgagccactgtgcccagccatctctGTAGGATTTTAACGAGTTGTTGACTTTtgagtttgttcagctttttacttagTGTTAGAACCGAGTGACAAATTTCA is a genomic window containing:
- the LOC129019878 gene encoding pregnancy-specific beta-1-glycoprotein 2-like isoform X2, translating into MGPLSGPLCTQRITWKGLLLTASLLNFWNPLTTAQVTIEAQPPKVSEGKDVLLLVHSLPQNLTGYIWYKGQMKDLYHYITSYEVDGQIIIHGPAYSGRETVYSNASLLIQNVTREDAGSYTLHIIKRGDGTRRVTGNFTFTLYVETPKPSISSSNLNPREAMDTVILTCDPETPDASYLWWMNGQSLPKTHRLKLSETNRTLFLFGVTKYITGPYECEIRNPVSASRSDPVTLNLLHGPDRPTICPAFTYYHSGENLYLSCFADSNPPAEYSWTINGKFQLSGEKLFIRQITTKHSGIYACSVRNPATGKERSKSLTVKVLDWTTP
- the LOC129019878 gene encoding pregnancy-specific beta-1-glycoprotein 2-like isoform X1, yielding MGPLSGPLCTQRITWKGLLLTASLLNFWNPLTTAQVTIEAQPPKVSEGKDVLLLVHSLPQNLTGYIWYKGQMKDLYHYITSYEVDGQIIIHGPAYSGRETVYSNASLLIQNVTREDAGSYTLHIIKRGDGTRRVTGNFTFTLYVETPKPSISSSNLNPREAMDTVILTCDPETPDASYLWWMNGQSLPKTHRLKLSETNRTLFLFGVTKYITGPYECEIRNPVSASRSDPVTLNLLHGPDRPTICPAFTYYHSGENLYLSCFADSNPPAEYSWTINGKFQLSGEKLFIRQITTKHSGIYACSVRNPATGKERSKSLTVKVLGKWIPA